In Corylus avellana chromosome ca2, CavTom2PMs-1.0, the following proteins share a genomic window:
- the LOC132171019 gene encoding cellulose synthase A catalytic subunit 8 [UDP-forming]-like: MESGVPLCDSCGEQVGVSANGEVAVACQKCNFSICKACADYEIKEGRKACLRCGAPYDDNSVDDAELNVSGNQSTMAAHLSNSQDVGIHARHESSVSTADGEELNGESGNPIWKNRLESWKDKKDKKKKAPTKTEIETQKEDQVPPEQQMDENQSTEAAQPLSSVIPIPSNILTPYRCIIILRLIILALFFHYRITNPVDNAFGLWLTSVICEIWFAVSWILDQFPKWSPINRITYIDELSARYEREGEPSELAAVDFFVSTVDPMKEPPLITANTVLSILAVDYPVDKVSCYLSDDGAAMLTFESLFETAEFARKWVPFCKKFAIEPRAPEFYFTQKFDYLKDKVQPSFVKERRAMKRDYEEFKVRINALVAKAQKTPEEGWTMKDGTPWPGNDTLDHPGMIQVFLGHSGAHDVEGNELPPLVYVSRGKRPGYRHHKKAGAKNALVRVSAVLTNAPYILNLDCDHYVNNSKAVREAMCFLMDPQVGRDVCYVQFPQRFDGIDHSDRYANRNTVFFDINMKGLDGIQGPVYVGTGCVFNRQALYGYGPLSSPSLPKASSSSRSWCGCCPSKKPSKDPSEVHRDAKRDELDAAIFNLREIDNYDANERSMLISQMSFERTFGMSSVFIESTLMENGGVPESVKPSTLIKEAIHVITCGYEEKTAWGKEIGWIYGSVTEDILTGFKLHCRGWRSIYCMPLRPAFKGSAPINLSDRLHQVLRWALGSVEIFLSRHCPLWYGFAGGRLKWLQRLAYINTIVYPFTSLPLIAYCTIPAICLLTGKFIIPTLSNIASVLFLGLFSTIIVTDLLELWWSGVHIVDWWRNEQFWVIAGVSAHLFALFQGFMKMAAGIDTNFTVTTKSGDDSKFGGLYVVKWTTLLIPPTTLIIINLVGVVAGFSDALNKGYGAWGALFGKVFYAFWVIVHLYPFLKGLMGRQNRTPTIVVLWAVLLASVFSLLWVKVNPFVSNVDSSTVPKSTCIPIDCYPEFSNHTA, from the exons ACAACTCGGTGGATGATGCTGAACTGAATGTATCAGGAAACCAATCCACAATGGCAGCTCACCTTAGTAATTCTCAG GATGTTGGAATTCATGCTAGACATGAGAGTAGTGTGTCTACAGCTGATGGTG AAGAACTAAATGGTGAATCCGGGAATCCTATCTGGAAGAACAGATTGGAGAGTTGGAAGGATAAGaaagacaagaagaaaaaggcTCCAACTAAGACTGAGATTGAGACTCAAAAGGAGGACCAAGTTCCACCTGAGCAGCAGATGGATGAGAACCA GTCCACTGAGGCTGCACAGCCACTTTCAAGTGTTATTCCAATTCCATCCAACATACTCACACCATACAGATGCATTATAATTTTGCGACTCATAATTTTGGCTCTCTTTTTCCATTACCGTATAACAAATCCTGTTGATAATGCTTTTGGTCTGTGGCTCACTTCTGTGATATGTGAGATCTGGTTTGCTGTTTCTTGGATATTGGATCAGTTCCCTAAATGGTCTCCAATCAATAGGATCACATACATCGACGAGCTGTCTGCAAG GTATGAAAGAGAGGGTGAACCATCTGAGCTTGCTGCTGTGGATTTCTTTGTGAGTACAGTTGACCCAATGAAAGAGCCACCACTGATCACTGCGAATACCGTGCTTTCCATCCTTGCCGTGGACTACCCTGTCGATAAAGTCTCATGCTATTTGTCTGATGATGGAGCTGCCATGCTCACATTTGAATCTCTTTTTGAAACAGCTGAATTTGCAAGGAAGTGGGTACCATTTTGCAAAAAATTTGCTATTGAACCACGAGCACCTGAGTTTTACTTCACACAGAAGTTTGACTACTTGAAGGATAAAGTGCAACCTTCTTTTGTGAAAGAACGTAGAGCAATGAAG AGAGATTATGAAGAGTTTAAAGTGCGAATTAATGCTTTAGTAGCAAAGGCTCAGAAAACACCTGAAGAAGGCTGGACTATGAAAGATGGAACACCTTGGCCGGGAAATGACACCCTTGACCACCCAGGCATGATTCAG GTTTTCCTTGGACATAGTGGTGCCCATGACGTAGAGGGAAATGAACTTCCTCCACTGGTATATGTCTCCAGAGGGAAGAGACCTGGCTACCGACACCACAAGAAAGCTGGTGCTAAAAATGCTCTG GTTAGAGTGTCTGCAGTTCTCACAAATGCTCCCTACATCCTCAACCTTGACTGTGATCACTACGTTAATAATAGCAAGGCAGTTCGTGAGGCCATGTGTTTCTTGATGGACCCACAAGTTGGTCGAGATGTATGCTATGTTCAGTTTCCTCAGAGGTTTGATGGCATTGATCACAGTGACCGATATGCTAATCGCAACACAGTTTTCTTTGAT ATTAACATGAAAGGATTAGATGGCATTCAAGGACCAGTTTATGTGGGAACAGGCTGTGTTTTCAATAGGCAAGCACTCTACGGCTATGGGCCTCTTTCTTCGCCCAGCTTACCTAAGGCTTCCTCCTCATCCAGGTCATGGTGTGGATGCTGCCCCTCCAAGAAGCCCTCCAAAGATCCCTCAGAAGTACACCGAGATGCAAAACGTGATGAGCTCGATGCTGCCATCTTTAACCTCAGGGAGATTGATA ATTATGATGCGAATGAAAGGTCAATGCTGATCTCCCAGATGAGCTTTGAGAGAACTTTTGGCATGTCTTCCGTATTTATCGAGTCCACACTAATGGAAAATGGAGGAGTGCCTGAATCTGTCAAGCCATCAACATTGATCAAGGAAGCAATTCATGTCATTACCTGTGGCTATGAAGAGAAAACTGCATGGGGCAAAGAG ATTGGTTGGATATATGGTTCGGTCACTGAGGATATTTTAACGGGTTTCAAGTTGCATTGCCGAGGATGGAGATCAATTTACTGCATGCCCTTAAGGCCTGCATTCAAAGGGTCAGCACCCATCAACCTATCTGATCGACTGCACCAAGTTCTCCGGTGGGCACTTGGATCTGTGGAGATTTTCCTTAGTAGACACTGTCCCCTATGGTACGGATTTGCAGGAGGCCGCCTCAAATGGCTTCAAAGACTGGCTTATATAAACACCATTGTTTATCCATTTACATCCCTCCCTCTCATTGCTTATTGCACAATCCCAGCGATCTGCCTTCTCACAGGAAAATTTATCATACCAACG CTTTCCAACATTGCTAGCGTACTGTTTCTTGGGCTTTTCTCCACCATCATTGTGACCGATCTACTCGAGCTGTGGTGGAGTGGTGTTCACATTGTAGACTGGTGGCGTAATGAGCAGTTCTGGGTTATCGCAGGCGTTTCAGCCCATCTATTTGCTCTCTTCCAAGGATTCATGAAGATGGCAGCTGGCATCGATACCAACTTCACCGTCACTACAAAGTCAGGCGATGATTCAAAGTTTGGCGGGCTTTATGTTGTCAAGTGGACAACACTTTTGATCCCTCCAACAAcactcatcatcatcaacctGGTGGGCGTAGTTGCCGGATTTTCTGACGCACTTAATAAAGGATATGGAGCATGGGGAGCACTCTTTGGCAAGGTGTTCTATGCCTTCTGGGTGATTGTTCATCTCTACCCCTTCCTTAAGGGTCTCATGGGTCGCCAAAACCGGACACCAACAATTGTTGTTCTGTGGGCTGTGCTGTTGGCCTCtgtcttctctcttctttgggTGAAGGTAAATCCCTTTGTGAGCAACGTTGATAGTTCAACTGTTCCCAAAAGCACCTGCATCCCCATAGATTGTTATCCAGAATTTTCCAACCATACAGCCTAA
- the LOC132171021 gene encoding receptor-like protein 51: protein MKKLKSITISHANLTGYITKHLNLNLTHIDFSGNKLRGKIPSSITLLEDLDFLNLSSNALVGEIPTSFGDLISLQNLSLASNSLSGSIPTSMSAIPGLVHIDLSSNQLNGTIPRFISEMKSLKYLNLANNDFHGVMPFNGSFIKKLVVFKVGGNSNLCYNHSILSSKLKLGIAPCDKHGLPMSPPASKADSSSDDNSSDSDYDESSGDNSSGKSEHHHGPSKVLVWGVMLATTFFIRMKR, encoded by the exons ATGAAGAAGCTCAAGTCCATAACCATCTCCCACGCCAATCTCACCGGTTATATTACCAAACACTTGAATCTCAACCTTACCCACATCGATTTTTCCGGTAATAAGCTCAGGGGAAAGATACCCAGCTCCATTACGCTTCTTGAAGACCTCGATTTCTTGAATCTTTCCTCGAATGCGCTCGTTGGTGAGATACCCACTTCGTTTGGGGACTTGATTTCGCTACAGAACCTGTCTCTGGCCTCGAATTCGCTGTCCGGGTCGATTCCAACGTCGATGTCAGCGATACCGGGTTTGGTTCACATTGATCTGAGCTCGAACCAGTTGAACGGCACGATTCCGAGGTTCATTTCGGAGATGAAGAGCTTGAAGTACTTGAATCTGGCAAACAATGACTTTCACGGGGTTATGCCGTTCAACGGGAGTTTCATTAAGAAGTTGGTTGTATTCAAGGTGGGTGGGAATAGCAATCTGTGCTATAACCATTCAATTTTGTCATCAAAGTTGAAGCTCGGGATTGCGCCTTGTGATAAGCACGGATTGCCAATGTCGCCGCCGGCGTCTAAGGCGGATTCTTCATCGGACGACAACAGCAGTGATTCGGATTATGATGAGAGTAGTGGGGATAATTCTAGTGGCAAGAGCGAGCATCATCATGGGCCAAGTAAG gTTCTTGTTTGGGGAGTAATGCTAGCTACCACATTTTTCATCCGGATGAAAAGGTAG
- the LOC132168438 gene encoding uncharacterized protein LOC132168438 isoform X1, translating to MLFGFRGLGKNQLSHRCSWKYGNYQMWSSIKDGQAGTSMNELHECGGPSSKRQSTKAGGSNYGLDIWKDKFAMLISAAAALRSSDLQTGLILKTCLVSCQILR from the exons ATGCTGTTTGGCTTCCGAGGACTTGGCAAAAATCAACTTTCACACCGTTGCAGTTGGAAGTATGGGAATTATCAAATGTGGAGCAGCATAAAAGATGGCCAAGCAG GCACATCCATGAATGAACTCCATGAATGCGGGGGACCAAGTAGCAAAAGGCAGAGTACAAAAGCAGGTGGCAGTAATTATGGGCTTGACATATGGAAGGACAAGTTTGCCATGTTG ATCTCAGCAGCAGCAGCTTTAAGAAGCTCAGATCTACAAACAGGTTTGATTTTGAAGACTTGTTTGGTTTCATGCCAAATCCTGAGATAA
- the LOC132168438 gene encoding uncharacterized protein LOC132168438 isoform X2 — MLFGFRGLGKNQLSHRCSWKYGNYQMWSSIKDGQAGTSMNELHECGGPSSKRQSTKAGGSNYGLDIWKDKFAISQQQQL, encoded by the exons ATGCTGTTTGGCTTCCGAGGACTTGGCAAAAATCAACTTTCACACCGTTGCAGTTGGAAGTATGGGAATTATCAAATGTGGAGCAGCATAAAAGATGGCCAAGCAG GCACATCCATGAATGAACTCCATGAATGCGGGGGACCAAGTAGCAAAAGGCAGAGTACAAAAGCAGGTGGCAGTAATTATGGGCTTGACATATGGAAGGACAAGTTTGCCAT ATCTCAGCAGCAGCAGCTTTAA
- the LOC132168437 gene encoding pentatricopeptide repeat-containing protein DOT4, chloroplastic produces the protein MLLSPQTAPIFWVSLPFHHNNPNPNPNPKENSVKSQNALISYRPSSTALPLPTNSYYSSTTTRASASLTQTSVQETTDVNIEICSFCELGNLRNAVQLLCTAQKSELETKTYCSVLQLCAELKSLEDGKKVHSIICSNGLVIDGLLGAKLVFMYVNCRDLREGRRVFDKVANEKVFLWNLMINEYAKIGDFGESIRLFRKMQELGIEANSYTFPCVLKCLAALGNVEGGSQVHGYLLRLGFGCHNSVVNSLITFYFKCGRVESAEQLFDELSDRDVISWNSMISGYASNGLAEKGLEIFKEMLVLGVDVDLATIVNVFVSCASIAALLLARALHAYAIKACLDRGIMFNNTLLDMYSKCGDLDSAIRVFEKMGKRSVVSWTSMIAGYVREGLSDRAIGLFREMEKSGVSPDLFTITSVLHACACNGSLDGGRDVHAYIKEKKMDSSLFVSNALMDMYAKCGSMEEAHSIFSQMPVKDSISWNTMIGGCSKNCLPNEALTLFFEMQGVIKPNSITIACILPACASLAALERGREIHGHVLRNGYSSDQYVANALVDMYVKCGALVLARLLFDMIPSKDLISWTVMIAGYGMHGFGSEAIATFNQMRNAGIEPDEVSFISVLYACSHSGLPDEGWRFFNIMRNEYNIEPKLEHYACMVDLLSRTGKLSKAYRFIETMPIEPDATIWGALLCGCRIHHDVKLAEKVAERVFELEPENTGYYVLLANIYAEAEKWEEVKKLRERMGRRGLRKNPGASWIEIKGKVNIFVAGDRSHPQAKRIGLLLKRLRTKMREEGFFPKTKYALINADDMEKEVALCGHSEKLAMAFGILSLPSGKTIRVTKNLRVCGDCHEMAKFMSKSTSREIVLRDSNRFHHFKDGYCSCRGFW, from the coding sequence ATGCTGCTCTCGCCCCAAACCGCCCCAATCTTCTGGGTCTCTCTCCCTTTTCACCACAATAATCCTAATCCTAATCCTAATCCTAAAGAAAACTCTGTCAAATCCCAAAATGCTTTAATTTCCTACAGACCATCTTCAACGGCCCTTCCGTTACCCACCAATTCGTATTATTCTTCCACCACAACCCGTGCCTCGGCCTCGCTCACCCAAACATCTGTTCAAGAAACTACGGATGTTAACATTGAGATTTGCAGTTTCTGCGAATTGGGTAATCTTAGAAATGCCGTGCAATTGCTTTGCACGGCTCAGAAATCCGAGCTTGAGACGAAGACTTACTGTTCTGTGTTGCAGCTCTGTGCTGAACTTAAATCGCTAGAAGATGGTAAAAAGGTTCACTCTATTATATGTTCTAATGGCTTAGTGATTGATGGACTTTTGGGTGCGAAGCTTGTTTTCATGTATGTCAATTGTCGGGATTTGAGAGAAGGGAGGCGGGTTTTCGATAAGGTTGCGAATGAAAAGGTCTTTCTTTGGAATCTTATGATAAATGAGTACGCAAAGATTGGTGATTTTGGGGAAAGTATACGTTTATTTAGGAAGATGCAGGAGTTAGGGATCGAAGCAAATTCATATACGTTTCCTTGTGTTTTGAAGTGTCTCGCCGCCTTAGGAAATGTAGAAGGCGGCAGTCAGGTTCATGGGTATTTGTTGAGATTGGGTTTTGGTTGTCACAATTCAGTTGTGAATTCTCTGATTACTTTCTACTTCAAATGTGGAAGAGTTGAAAGTGCAGAGCAGTTGTTCGATGAATTGAGTGATCGAGATGTTATATCATGGAATTCAATGATAAGTGGGTATGCTTCGAATGGTCTTGCAGAGAAGGGACTTGAGATTTTTAAAGAGATGCTAGTTTTGGGGGTTGATGTAGATTTGGCGACAATAGTGAATGTTTTTGTATCTTGTGCAAGTATTGCTGCATTATTGTTGGCTAGAGCACTTCATGCTTATGCAATAAAAGCTTGTTTGGACAGAGGAATCATGTTCAATAATACTCTGCTAGATATGTATTCAAAATGTGGTGATTTGGATTCTGCAATTCGAGTTTTTGAGAAGATGGGCAAAAGAAGTGTCGTGTCATGGACTTCCATGATAGCAGGTTATGTCCGAGAAGGTCTATCTGATCGGGCAATTGGATTATTCCGTGAAATGGAAAAGAGTGGTGTTAGCCCTGATCTTTTTACTATCACTAGCGTCCTTCATGCTTGTGCTTGTAATGGCTCTTTGGATGGGGGCAGGGATGTACACGCttatataaaggaaaagaaaatggacTCAAGTTTGTTTGTCTCTAATGCTCTCATGGATATGTATGCAAAATGTGGGAGCATGGAAGAAGCTCACTCAATTTTTTCTCAGATGCCTGTAAAGGATAGTATCTCATGGAACACAATGATAGGGGGTTGCTCAAAGAACTGTCTTCCCAATGAAGCTCTTACTTTGTTTTTTGAGATGCAAGGAGTGATAAAACCAAACAGCATAACAATAGCCTGTATCCTTCCAGCTTGTGCCAGCCTAGCAGCTCTAGAAAGAGGCCGAGAGATTCATGGTCACGTATTGAGAAATGGATACTCTTCAGATCAATATGTTGCCAATGCACTTGTTGACATGTATGTAAAGTGTGGGGCACTAGTTCTTGCACGGTTACTTTTTGACATGATTCCTTCAAAGGACCTGATCTCATGGACAGTTATGATTGCTGGATATGGAATGCATGGGTTTGGAAGTGAAGCAATTGCAACCTTTAATCAGATGAGAAATGCCGGCATTGAACCTGATGAAGTTTCCTTTATTTCTGTTCTTTATGCGTGCAGTCATTCTGGATTACCTGATGAAGGATGgagattttttaatattatgagaaATGAATACAATATTGAGCCCAAATTGGAGCATTATGCTTGTATGGTGGATCTTCTTTCCCGCACTGGGAAGCTGTCAAAGGCATACAGATTCATTGAAACGATGCCAATTGAACCAGATGCCACAATTTGGGGTGCCTTGCTCTGTGGGTGCAGGATCCACCATGATGTAAAACTAGCAGAGAAAGTTGCAGAACGTGTTTTTGAACTGGAGCCAGAGAACACAGGGTATTATGTACTTCTAGCGAATATCTATGCAGAGGCAGAAAAGTGGGAAGAGGTGAAAAAGTTGCGGGAGAGGATGGGTCGGCGAGGATTGAGAAAGAACCCAGGTGCTAGTTGGATAGAGATCAAAGGCAAAGTTAATATCTTTGTGGCTGGAGATAGGTCACACCCACAAGCCAAAAGGATAGGGTTACTGTTAAAGAGGTTAAGAACGAAGATGAGGGAAGAGGGTTTCTTTCCAAAGACAAAGTATGCTTTAATTAATGCAGATGACATGGAGAAGGAAGTGGCTCTCTGTGGGCACAGTGAAAAGTTAGCAATGGCTTTTGGAATATTGAGCCTACCTTCTGGCAAAACCATAAGAGTGACAAAGAATCTAAGAGTATGCGGTGACTGTCATGAGATGGCCAAGTTCATGTCAAAGTCAACTAGCAGGGAGATTGTCTTGAGAGATTCCAATCGCTTTCACCATTTCAAGGATGGTTATTGTTCTTGCAGAGGTTTCTGGTGA
- the LOC132171377 gene encoding SAP-like protein BP-73 isoform X1: MNAVAVFRSHSALQFPSFLSFSGQPSLGGKPISLKEIADGPLLFDSQKVFPRLTVLSIRSDGHKRHGPPRRSSDSRRRKEDENETPQSSDGKKSKSSNQEEIIALFRRIQSSISKGESLSTKKRNSNLSEDKPSPESILDVLRKSRKQAKDKTSDKEGDKVLIRRRGVPQKEQAVQNSQQVADLKSTRPPSEFVKRSPIPSPSTPRGKILELNGEALAARDGSKELNLPGIEGMKLTELKEVAKSRGMKGYSKLKKSELVELLRS, from the exons ATGAATGCAGTAGCAGTTTTCCGTTCTCATTCTGCCCTTCAGTTTCCCTCTTTCCTCTCGTTCAGCGGGCAGCCCAGCCTGGGAGGAAAACCCATCTCTCTGAAAG AGATTGCAGATGGGCCTTTACTCTTTGACTCCCAAAAGGTTTTTCCTCGCTTAACTGTCTTAAGCATAAGATCTGATGGGCATAAAAGACACGGACCTCCAAGGAGAAGTTCGgattcaagaagaagaaaggaggaTGAAAATGAGACACCTCAATCATCTGATGGTAAAAAGTCCAAATCATCTAACCAGGAAGAGATAATTGCTCTGTTCCGACGAATTCAGTCCTCAATCTCAAAGGGAGAGTCTCTAAGTACAAAGAAGAGAAATTCCAACTTGTCTGAGGATAAGCCCTCACCTGAATCAATTCTCGACGTTCTTCGCAAATCAAGGAAGCAAGCGAAAG ACAAAACTTCAGACAAGGAAGGTGATAAGGTGTTGATAAGAAGAAGAGGTGTGCCCCAGAAAGAGCAGGCAGTGCAGAACAGTCAACAGGTAGCAGACTTAAAGTCAACTCGGCCGCCATCGGAATTTGTGAAGAGATCCCCAATACCGTCTCCATCAACCCCAAGAGGAAAGATACTTGAGTTGAATGGTGAAGCATTGGCGGCTAGAGATGGAAGCAAGGAGTTGAATTTGCCGGGAATAGAGGGAATGAAACTAACAGAGCTTAAAGAAGTAGCAAAGTCTAGAGGAATGAAGGGTTACTCAAAACTGAAGAAGAGTGAGCTCGTAGAGTTACTGAGGTCCTAA
- the LOC132171377 gene encoding SAP-like protein BP-73 isoform X2 — protein MNAVAVFRSHSALQFPSFLSFSGQPSLGGKPISLKEIADGPLLFDSQKVFPRLTVLSIRSDGHKRHGPPRRSSDSRRRKEDENETPQSSDGKKSKSSNQEEIIALFRRIQSSISKGESLSTKKRNSNLSEDKPSPESILDVLRKSRKQAKDKEGDKVLIRRRGVPQKEQAVQNSQQVADLKSTRPPSEFVKRSPIPSPSTPRGKILELNGEALAARDGSKELNLPGIEGMKLTELKEVAKSRGMKGYSKLKKSELVELLRS, from the exons ATGAATGCAGTAGCAGTTTTCCGTTCTCATTCTGCCCTTCAGTTTCCCTCTTTCCTCTCGTTCAGCGGGCAGCCCAGCCTGGGAGGAAAACCCATCTCTCTGAAAG AGATTGCAGATGGGCCTTTACTCTTTGACTCCCAAAAGGTTTTTCCTCGCTTAACTGTCTTAAGCATAAGATCTGATGGGCATAAAAGACACGGACCTCCAAGGAGAAGTTCGgattcaagaagaagaaaggaggaTGAAAATGAGACACCTCAATCATCTGATGGTAAAAAGTCCAAATCATCTAACCAGGAAGAGATAATTGCTCTGTTCCGACGAATTCAGTCCTCAATCTCAAAGGGAGAGTCTCTAAGTACAAAGAAGAGAAATTCCAACTTGTCTGAGGATAAGCCCTCACCTGAATCAATTCTCGACGTTCTTCGCAAATCAAGGAAGCAAGCGAAAG ACAAGGAAGGTGATAAGGTGTTGATAAGAAGAAGAGGTGTGCCCCAGAAAGAGCAGGCAGTGCAGAACAGTCAACAGGTAGCAGACTTAAAGTCAACTCGGCCGCCATCGGAATTTGTGAAGAGATCCCCAATACCGTCTCCATCAACCCCAAGAGGAAAGATACTTGAGTTGAATGGTGAAGCATTGGCGGCTAGAGATGGAAGCAAGGAGTTGAATTTGCCGGGAATAGAGGGAATGAAACTAACAGAGCTTAAAGAAGTAGCAAAGTCTAGAGGAATGAAGGGTTACTCAAAACTGAAGAAGAGTGAGCTCGTAGAGTTACTGAGGTCCTAA